One window from the genome of Paraconexibacter algicola encodes:
- a CDS encoding M20/M25/M40 family metallo-hydrolase, whose product MAIPPVLHRLLTAAGPSGYETAPAAAFRDAAAEFAEVTTDVMGSVWAKVPGTAGGRSLAIIGHIDEIGLIVTHIDDDGFLYVIGVGGWDPPNLVGQRVDVLTKDGVVPGVIGKKPIHLIKPDQRDKGVKLEDLHIDIAAKDGEEARGRVRIGDVAVITGEPVELPNDRAISRSMDNRLGCYVAYEAARLVAEAGGAPGDVVAVAAVQEEITFGGSRTTAYALEPDAAIVVDVTFATDQPGIDVKELGKHELGSGPVLERGSVLNPAIFEGLHAAALAKELPFTVSSSAGRTGTDADAVHLSRAGVPTGLIGLPLRYMHSPVEMVQISDVQAAAEIIAAYALGLAPDASFAR is encoded by the coding sequence ATGGCCATCCCTCCCGTCCTGCACCGCCTGCTGACCGCCGCCGGCCCCTCCGGCTACGAGACCGCGCCCGCCGCCGCCTTCCGCGACGCCGCCGCCGAGTTCGCGGAGGTGACCACGGACGTCATGGGGTCCGTGTGGGCGAAGGTCCCCGGCACGGCCGGCGGCCGGTCGCTCGCGATCATCGGCCACATCGACGAGATCGGGCTGATCGTCACCCACATCGACGACGACGGCTTCCTCTACGTCATCGGCGTCGGCGGCTGGGACCCGCCGAACCTGGTCGGTCAGCGCGTCGACGTCCTCACCAAGGACGGGGTCGTGCCCGGCGTCATCGGCAAGAAGCCGATCCACCTGATCAAGCCCGACCAGCGCGACAAGGGCGTCAAGCTCGAGGACCTCCACATCGACATCGCGGCGAAGGACGGCGAGGAGGCCCGCGGCCGCGTCCGCATCGGCGACGTCGCAGTCATCACCGGCGAGCCGGTCGAGCTGCCCAACGACCGCGCGATCTCCCGCTCGATGGACAACCGCCTGGGCTGCTATGTCGCCTACGAGGCCGCGCGGCTCGTCGCGGAGGCCGGCGGCGCCCCCGGGGACGTCGTCGCGGTCGCGGCCGTCCAGGAGGAGATCACCTTCGGCGGCTCCCGCACGACCGCCTACGCGCTCGAGCCCGACGCGGCGATCGTCGTCGACGTGACGTTCGCCACCGACCAGCCGGGCATCGACGTCAAGGAGCTCGGCAAGCACGAGCTCGGCTCCGGCCCGGTGCTCGAACGGGGGTCGGTCCTGAACCCCGCGATCTTCGAGGGCCTCCACGCCGCGGCGCTCGCCAAGGAGCTGCCGTTCACCGTCAGCTCGTCCGCCGGGCGCACCGGCACCGACGCGGACGCCGTGCACCTCTCGCGCGCGGGCGTGCCGACCGGACTGATCGGGCTGCCGCTGCGCTACATGCACTCCCCGGTGGAGATGGTGCAGATCTCCGACGTGCAGGCGGCCGCCGAGATCATCGCCGCCTACGCGCTGGGCCTCGCGCCCGACGCGTCGTTCGCGCGGTAG
- a CDS encoding ThuA domain-containing protein, with protein MRPLLRAALLAATVLLAGAPAASAAPAPPAGARAAAEPFDVLVFTRTNGYRHASIPLGVALLRDLGARHGFRVRTTEEYRDISDAGLADVEVVAFVNTVGDVLDDLAQDALRRFVERGGAFFGLHAAADTEHGWPWYRELVGGEFLAHPLEQLGIYVNEAPLEPATSHLPARFAVFDEFYSFRLNPRDRVRVLLSIDERTYLPDPNTTDIPGPGVVPASGRMGDHPMAWCQDLGRGRSFYTALGHEVQLYALPWFRRHVLGGVLTAARRLEADCTSPAQRRAAVAAQARRQAAAQRAAARRRQAAAERRRRAAARAPRRPAG; from the coding sequence ATGCGCCCGCTGCTCCGGGCGGCCCTGCTCGCCGCCACCGTCCTGCTCGCCGGCGCGCCCGCCGCGTCCGCGGCCCCCGCCCCGCCGGCGGGCGCGCGGGCGGCCGCCGAGCCGTTCGACGTGCTCGTCTTCACGCGCACCAACGGCTACCGCCACGCCTCGATCCCGCTCGGCGTCGCGCTGCTGCGCGACCTCGGGGCCCGCCACGGGTTCCGCGTGCGCACCACCGAGGAGTACCGGGACATCAGCGACGCGGGGCTCGCGGACGTGGAGGTCGTCGCGTTCGTCAACACGGTCGGGGACGTCCTGGACGACCTCGCGCAGGACGCGCTGCGGCGGTTCGTCGAGCGCGGCGGCGCGTTCTTCGGCCTGCACGCGGCGGCGGACACCGAGCACGGCTGGCCGTGGTACCGGGAGCTCGTGGGCGGGGAGTTCCTCGCCCATCCGCTCGAGCAGCTCGGGATCTACGTCAACGAGGCGCCGCTGGAGCCCGCCACCAGCCACCTGCCCGCCCGCTTCGCGGTCTTCGACGAGTTCTACTCGTTCCGCCTGAACCCGCGGGACCGCGTCCGCGTGCTGCTGTCGATCGACGAGCGCACCTACCTGCCGGATCCCAACACGACGGACATCCCCGGTCCGGGCGTGGTGCCGGCCAGCGGCCGGATGGGCGACCACCCGATGGCCTGGTGCCAGGACCTCGGCCGGGGCCGCTCGTTCTACACCGCGCTCGGCCACGAGGTGCAGCTGTACGCGCTGCCGTGGTTCCGCCGCCACGTGCTCGGCGGGGTGCTGACGGCGGCGCGGCGCCTCGAGGCGGACTGCACGAGCCCCGCGCAGCGGCGTGCGGCCGTCGCCGCGCAGGCGCGGCGGCAGGCGGCGGCGCAGCGCGCGGCGGCGCGGCGACGGCAGGCCGCGGCGGAGCGCCGCCGTCGCGCGGCCGCGCGGGCACCGCGGCGGCCGGCGGGCTGA
- a CDS encoding cupin domain-containing protein yields MPASSHWFIDALMHVHVDGTDTGDAYALVECLAPAGHMPPPHVHRGEAEGFHVLEGELTVHGPQGATVLRPGDSLHAPAGEPHTIEVTSAAPCRMLVVSVPAGFERFVRAFGEPAATDTLPVLDGPPDVERLARIAGEHGITFVGPPGTRPAELAPAVA; encoded by the coding sequence ATGCCCGCTTCGTCCCACTGGTTCATCGACGCCCTCATGCACGTCCACGTCGACGGCACGGACACCGGTGACGCCTACGCCCTCGTCGAGTGCCTCGCCCCCGCCGGTCACATGCCGCCGCCCCACGTCCACCGCGGCGAGGCCGAGGGCTTCCACGTCCTCGAGGGCGAGCTCACCGTGCACGGGCCGCAGGGCGCGACCGTCCTGCGGCCCGGCGACAGCCTCCACGCCCCGGCCGGTGAGCCGCACACGATCGAGGTCACGAGCGCCGCGCCCTGCCGGATGCTCGTCGTCTCCGTGCCGGCCGGTTTCGAGCGGTTCGTCCGCGCCTTCGGCGAGCCGGCCGCGACGGACACGCTGCCCGTCCTCGACGGCCCGCCCGACGTCGAGCGCCTCGCACGGATCGCCGGCGAGCACGGCATCACGTTCGTCGGCCCTCCCGGCACCCGCCCGGCCGAGCTCGCCCCGGCCGTCGCCTGA
- a CDS encoding GMC family oxidoreductase, with translation MGREAVVVGSGAAGSVVAYELARRGWEVTVLERGRHMRSGLGRATDGDLGTRYGSDEIKSARHFGFPDPLLEPYTQRTREDAAAGRARTAVGAFGQLGAAVGGTTLHYNAKFPRFWKQDFSTLSDLGPQPGAQVADWPITYADLEPHYDAVERRVGVSGSRAAMPARTREQAPRRSEFAMAPLPISHTGQLLRTAARLSGYEAYPQPAAVNSAPFRGRPACTSCGLCSGFGCPIDARGDAITAWLNPAVRAGRVRVLARAFVHRVDTTRDGRRVTGVRYVDARGRRRRIAADTVVLAGSPINTARLLLMSASGAHERGLGNGSDQVGRNMMFHAFTLAAALYPDDLHPLRGQSNPLQMDDLMGPFTGPEVRALGVPWIKGGLAQVGSGVPAFAEAKLLAPILGFGTAHRQAMRAGLLHQRVAGSQLVGEDLPLADNRIDLDPDVRDHHGFPAARITYSAHPHEKVAAVLLGARLERMHLAAPGSLGAAVIPFPLVQSGPYATAHLAGTARMGTDPRTSVCDPSGRLHEVDGVWVADASTFPTFPGFNPTNTIMSNARRVAFAIAGATTAKAS, from the coding sequence GTGGGGCGTGAGGCGGTCGTCGTCGGCTCCGGCGCGGCGGGCAGCGTCGTCGCGTACGAGCTCGCCAGGCGGGGCTGGGAGGTCACCGTGCTGGAGCGCGGGCGTCACATGCGGTCGGGGCTCGGCCGGGCCACCGACGGCGATCTCGGCACGCGCTACGGCAGCGACGAGATCAAGTCCGCGCGGCACTTCGGGTTCCCCGACCCGCTGCTGGAGCCGTACACGCAGCGCACCCGGGAGGACGCCGCGGCCGGCCGGGCGCGGACCGCGGTCGGGGCGTTCGGCCAGCTCGGCGCCGCCGTCGGCGGGACGACGCTCCACTACAACGCGAAGTTCCCGCGGTTCTGGAAGCAGGACTTCTCGACCCTCAGCGACCTCGGCCCGCAGCCCGGGGCGCAGGTCGCCGACTGGCCGATCACCTACGCGGACCTGGAGCCGCACTACGACGCCGTCGAGCGCCGCGTCGGGGTCAGCGGCAGCCGCGCCGCGATGCCCGCCCGGACGCGCGAGCAGGCGCCGCGGCGCAGCGAGTTCGCGATGGCGCCGCTGCCGATCTCCCACACCGGGCAGCTGCTGCGGACCGCTGCGCGGCTCTCCGGCTACGAGGCCTATCCGCAGCCCGCCGCCGTGAACTCGGCGCCGTTCCGCGGCCGTCCCGCCTGCACGTCGTGCGGGCTGTGCTCCGGCTTCGGCTGCCCGATCGACGCCCGCGGCGACGCGATCACCGCGTGGCTGAACCCGGCGGTCCGCGCCGGCCGGGTCCGGGTGCTCGCACGCGCGTTCGTGCACCGCGTCGACACCACGCGCGACGGGCGCCGGGTGACCGGCGTGCGCTACGTCGACGCCCGCGGCCGGCGCCGCCGCATCGCCGCCGACACCGTCGTGCTCGCGGGCAGCCCGATCAACACCGCGCGGCTGCTGCTGATGAGCGCGTCGGGCGCGCACGAGCGCGGGCTGGGCAACGGCAGCGACCAGGTCGGCCGCAACATGATGTTCCACGCGTTCACGCTCGCCGCCGCGCTCTACCCGGACGACCTGCACCCGCTGCGCGGGCAGAGCAACCCGCTGCAGATGGACGACCTGATGGGCCCGTTCACCGGGCCGGAGGTGCGCGCGCTCGGGGTGCCGTGGATCAAGGGCGGCCTCGCCCAGGTCGGCAGCGGCGTCCCGGCGTTCGCGGAGGCGAAGCTGCTCGCCCCGATCCTCGGCTTCGGGACCGCGCACCGGCAGGCCATGCGGGCCGGCCTGCTGCACCAGCGCGTCGCGGGCTCCCAGCTCGTCGGGGAGGACCTGCCGCTCGCCGACAACCGCATCGACCTCGACCCGGACGTGCGCGACCACCACGGCTTCCCGGCGGCGCGGATCACGTACTCCGCCCACCCGCACGAGAAGGTCGCCGCGGTGCTGCTCGGCGCGCGGCTGGAGCGGATGCACCTCGCCGCGCCGGGATCGCTGGGGGCCGCGGTCATCCCGTTCCCGCTCGTCCAGTCCGGCCCGTACGCCACCGCGCACCTCGCGGGCACCGCCCGGATGGGGACCGATCCGCGCACGAGCGTCTGCGACCCGTCCGGCCGGCTGCACGAGGTCGACGGCGTCTGGGTCGCCGACGCGTCGACGTTCCCGACGTTCCCGGGCTTCAACCCGACCAACACGATCATGTCCAACGCCCGGCGCGTCGCGTTCGCGATCGCCGGGGCCACGACCGCGAAGGCCTCCTGA
- a CDS encoding SHOCT domain-containing protein, translating into MSRLLRLLGAVAIVGLSIVLATAAIYGLIRTGTCGAPPGAVAVRPCPKGTGGQVLQLIGSIFVLPAVGIALAPVARQLLAGLWWCYLWLAMGAAAMVVAYGPASPPGSSGDALGVGITFLAIGGFSLLLILGLMTIARRGSADAEEVLARARAEGRLGPTRSPADGDAMATLAGQLGAIARAREAIDDDPVAGRLRKLDELRTAGVITDAEHAARRRAILDEL; encoded by the coding sequence GTGAGCCGGCTGCTGCGCCTGCTCGGCGCCGTCGCGATCGTCGGCCTGTCGATCGTGCTCGCGACCGCGGCGATCTACGGGCTGATCCGCACGGGCACCTGCGGCGCGCCGCCCGGGGCGGTCGCGGTCCGCCCCTGTCCGAAGGGGACGGGCGGGCAGGTCCTGCAGCTGATCGGCTCGATCTTCGTGCTGCCCGCGGTCGGGATCGCGCTCGCACCGGTCGCGCGACAGCTGCTCGCCGGGCTGTGGTGGTGCTACCTGTGGCTGGCGATGGGCGCGGCCGCGATGGTGGTCGCCTACGGTCCGGCGTCACCGCCCGGGTCCTCGGGGGACGCGCTCGGCGTCGGGATCACCTTCCTGGCGATCGGCGGGTTCTCGCTGCTGCTGATCCTCGGCCTGATGACGATCGCGCGGCGCGGGAGCGCCGACGCGGAGGAGGTGCTCGCGCGTGCCCGCGCCGAAGGGCGCCTCGGGCCGACGCGGTCCCCGGCCGACGGCGACGCCATGGCGACGCTCGCCGGGCAGCTCGGCGCGATCGCCCGGGCCCGCGAGGCGATCGACGACGACCCGGTCGCCGGCCGGCTGCGCAAGCTCGACGAGCTGCGCACCGCGGGCGTGATCACCGACGCCGAGCACGCGGCCCGGCGCCGGGCGATCCTCGACGAGCTCTGA
- a CDS encoding gluconate 2-dehydrogenase subunit 3 family protein, producing MDDEGTGAQAPLTGGVTRRVLLRDGTAATVAVLLAGSATATTGDAIAVGLRADGRAAFLTAAELRTLRALCAVLIPTDDLPGAADAGCPEAIDALLGAFAVSPPRIWAGGGFSDRGGAPRNDFVRFLELDRYERRAWRIRIEGTRGLQRLEWAGPVRGWQAVYREGLAALDRAARGDFAALPVPAADTLLRTSRDPDVQELLDVAFPHAIEFLYGAPEYGGNRDLAGWRAIGYDGDTLPRGYTPEQIAAPPEPGLAAVPAEILLGLLDLAPLGGSSELVHGLTSRSGERLSDLRADLGALGDLDGLGARLAALQEEVRRGA from the coding sequence GTGGACGACGAGGGGACCGGGGCCCAGGCCCCGCTGACGGGCGGCGTGACGCGCCGCGTGCTGCTGCGTGACGGGACCGCGGCGACGGTCGCCGTGCTGCTCGCCGGATCGGCGACGGCGACGACCGGGGACGCGATCGCGGTCGGCCTGCGCGCCGACGGACGCGCCGCGTTCCTCACCGCGGCGGAGCTGCGGACGCTGCGCGCGCTGTGCGCCGTGCTGATCCCGACCGACGACCTCCCGGGCGCCGCCGACGCCGGCTGCCCCGAGGCGATCGACGCGCTGCTCGGCGCGTTCGCCGTGTCCCCGCCGCGGATCTGGGCGGGCGGCGGCTTCTCCGACCGCGGCGGCGCGCCCCGCAACGACTTCGTCCGCTTCCTCGAGCTCGACCGCTACGAGCGCCGCGCCTGGCGCATCCGCATCGAGGGCACGCGCGGACTGCAGCGGCTGGAGTGGGCCGGTCCGGTGCGCGGCTGGCAGGCCGTGTACCGCGAGGGGCTCGCCGCCCTGGACCGCGCCGCCCGCGGCGACTTCGCGGCGCTGCCCGTCCCGGCGGCCGACACGCTGCTGCGCACGAGCCGCGACCCCGACGTGCAGGAGCTGCTCGACGTCGCCTTCCCGCACGCGATCGAGTTCCTCTACGGGGCGCCCGAGTACGGCGGCAACCGCGACCTCGCCGGCTGGCGGGCGATCGGCTACGACGGCGACACCCTCCCGCGCGGCTACACGCCCGAGCAGATCGCGGCGCCACCCGAGCCGGGCCTCGCCGCCGTCCCCGCCGAGATCCTGCTCGGCCTGCTCGACCTCGCCCCGCTCGGCGGCTCCTCCGAGCTCGTGCACGGCCTGACCTCCCGCTCCGGTGAGCGGCTCAGCGACCTGCGCGCCGACCTCGGGGCCCTCGGCGATCTCGACGGCCTCGGCGCCCGCCTCGCCGCGCTGCAGGAGGAGGTCCGTCGTGGGGCGTGA
- a CDS encoding transglutaminase family protein — translation MLDPDRSSSPYAQLACGSCPALDEFLVAMVAEFRRIDRDAVLFALDRLALDAGLLEGLPPQEQLDALRTVLGDLEPIAADHVDAVALDRVLAFRQGHPTAIAALWLLVGRRTGVPLGALSAEGRPLVADARPGAGLVVDPAAGGRRVPLHELPDEARWRCPHQIAYGMLTALASGAMERGDLALAIRAAELRLDLPCDAESRRVLELEVSRLRARLH, via the coding sequence ATGCTCGATCCGGATCGCTCCTCCTCGCCCTACGCCCAGCTCGCCTGCGGCTCCTGCCCGGCCCTCGACGAGTTCCTCGTCGCGATGGTCGCCGAGTTCCGCCGCATCGACCGCGACGCCGTCCTCTTCGCGCTCGACCGGCTCGCGCTCGACGCGGGCCTGCTCGAAGGGCTCCCGCCGCAGGAGCAGCTCGACGCCCTGCGCACCGTCCTGGGCGACCTCGAGCCGATCGCCGCCGACCACGTCGACGCCGTCGCGCTCGACCGCGTGCTCGCCTTCCGGCAGGGGCACCCCACCGCGATCGCCGCCCTGTGGCTGCTCGTCGGGCGCCGCACCGGTGTCCCCCTCGGGGCCCTCAGTGCGGAGGGGCGCCCGCTCGTCGCCGACGCCCGGCCCGGCGCCGGCCTCGTCGTCGACCCCGCCGCGGGCGGCCGCCGCGTCCCGCTGCACGAGCTGCCCGACGAGGCCCGCTGGCGCTGCCCGCACCAGATCGCCTACGGCATGCTCACCGCGCTCGCCTCCGGGGCGATGGAGCGCGGCGACCTGGCGCTCGCGATCCGCGCCGCCGAGCTGCGGCTCGACCTGCCCTGCGACGCCGAGTCGCGCCGGGTGCTCGAGCTCGAGGTCAGCCGGCTGCGCGCACGCCTGCACTGA
- a CDS encoding helix-turn-helix transcriptional regulator, which yields MTEPTTSAADPEVRRPDGLVDRERDLAVLEAASARARTGDGALVVLEGPAGIGKSALLATLRDQLDASVTTLRARAGDLEQDFPFGVVRQLFEGLLADPAVRERRLDGAAATAAPVFLAPGAAATEEAGAFAALHGLYWLTADLASDGPVVLLVDDLHWCDPASLRFLVYLARRLDGLPVLLVGTLRTGETGTDAHLLAELLAAPQTETLTLAPLTPTATAGLVRERLGADADDAFCVACHDASGGNPLLLRQLLRALESDRVAPTAERVGAVLEVGPRAVSRTVLLRLARLDADALALARAVALLGDEADLGVAAELAGLDRARAAAATGPLARAEILRPELPLGFVHPLVRDAVYLELPAGERADGHARAAEILRDHGADPRQTAGQLLLSPPRAVDWVADELHAAGLDAATRGAPESAVAHLRRALAEPPAADRRGRLLFDLGRTEALSDGFAAVEHLSAALEELREPLVRVQTALALIRLLILVNRPADAQQLCRRMLAEVPADDVDVRSSLEAFERIVAFFGGPPVLTPSSFETRPGPMGATVGEKRLLAVAALERCFTGFGVQDVVPVALEALDGGVLIPADDTFLTIAAAIPLVEADRDEALAVFDEALADAHRRGSQFAVLGVHLWRGYTLLRRGDLLDAQASLERADAGNRDWGDDGVAVAYVAAMMSEVRRELGDLAGAAQVLDRPHGAPPGGDAMRLHDGARIRLLLADRRSEEALEAIDRYAQMLQALTNPAWNPWRSMRAEALAQLGRTDEARALVEEELPIARAWGAPSTVGRTLRQLGELRRDEGLLREAVALLTTSTQRIEHARALLALGTLLRRERRPAEARDPLREAHELAAARGATPIVDAARAELLASGARPRATALSGVASLTASERRVADLAAAGRTNRDIAQELYVTQKTVEVHLSSTYRKLGIGSRRELVGALADG from the coding sequence GTGACCGAGCCCACGACCAGCGCTGCAGATCCCGAGGTCCGTCGTCCCGACGGGCTGGTCGACCGTGAGCGCGATCTGGCCGTGCTGGAGGCCGCCAGCGCGCGGGCGCGGACCGGGGACGGCGCCCTCGTGGTCCTGGAGGGGCCGGCGGGGATCGGCAAGAGCGCCCTGCTCGCGACCCTGCGCGACCAGCTCGACGCGTCGGTCACGACGTTGCGCGCCCGCGCCGGGGACCTCGAGCAGGACTTCCCGTTCGGCGTCGTACGGCAGCTGTTCGAGGGCCTGCTGGCGGATCCGGCCGTGCGGGAGCGCCGCCTCGACGGCGCCGCGGCGACCGCCGCCCCCGTGTTCCTCGCCCCCGGGGCGGCGGCGACCGAGGAGGCCGGGGCGTTCGCCGCGCTGCACGGCCTCTACTGGCTGACCGCCGACCTCGCCTCCGACGGACCGGTCGTCCTGCTCGTCGACGACCTGCACTGGTGCGACCCCGCGTCGCTGCGGTTCCTCGTGTACCTCGCGCGCCGCCTGGACGGCCTGCCGGTGCTGCTCGTCGGGACGCTGCGCACGGGGGAGACGGGCACCGATGCGCACCTGCTCGCCGAGCTGCTCGCCGCCCCGCAGACCGAGACGCTGACGCTCGCACCGCTGACGCCGACCGCCACCGCCGGGCTGGTGCGCGAGCGTCTGGGCGCCGACGCCGACGACGCGTTCTGCGTCGCCTGCCACGACGCCAGCGGCGGCAATCCGCTGCTGCTGCGCCAGCTCCTGCGCGCCCTGGAGAGCGACCGGGTCGCCCCGACCGCCGAGCGCGTCGGCGCGGTGCTGGAGGTCGGGCCGCGCGCGGTGAGCCGCACGGTCCTGCTGCGGCTGGCGCGACTGGACGCGGACGCCCTCGCGCTCGCCCGCGCCGTCGCCCTGCTGGGGGACGAGGCGGACCTCGGGGTCGCGGCCGAGCTGGCCGGCCTGGACCGCGCGCGGGCCGCCGCCGCGACCGGTCCGCTCGCCCGCGCCGAGATCCTGCGCCCCGAGCTGCCGCTGGGGTTCGTCCATCCGCTCGTGCGCGACGCCGTGTACCTCGAGCTGCCCGCCGGAGAACGCGCCGACGGCCACGCGCGCGCGGCGGAGATCCTGCGCGACCACGGCGCCGACCCGCGCCAGACCGCCGGTCAGCTGCTGCTCAGCCCGCCGCGGGCGGTCGACTGGGTGGCCGACGAGCTGCACGCGGCCGGCCTCGACGCCGCGACCCGCGGGGCGCCGGAGAGCGCGGTCGCCCACCTGCGCCGCGCCCTCGCCGAGCCGCCCGCCGCGGACCGTCGTGGCCGGCTGCTCTTCGACCTCGGTCGCACCGAGGCGCTCAGCGACGGGTTCGCGGCGGTCGAGCACCTCTCCGCCGCGCTCGAGGAGCTGCGCGAGCCGCTGGTCCGCGTGCAGACCGCCCTGGCGCTGATCCGGCTGCTGATCCTCGTCAACCGGCCCGCCGACGCGCAGCAGCTCTGCCGCCGGATGCTCGCGGAGGTGCCCGCCGACGACGTCGACGTGCGGTCGAGCCTCGAGGCGTTCGAGCGGATCGTCGCGTTCTTCGGCGGCCCGCCGGTCCTGACGCCCTCGTCGTTCGAGACACGTCCCGGTCCGATGGGCGCCACCGTCGGCGAGAAGCGTCTGCTGGCGGTCGCCGCCCTGGAGCGGTGCTTCACCGGCTTCGGCGTGCAGGACGTCGTCCCGGTCGCGCTCGAGGCGCTCGACGGCGGCGTGCTGATCCCGGCGGACGACACGTTCCTGACGATCGCGGCCGCGATCCCGCTGGTGGAGGCCGACCGCGACGAGGCGCTGGCGGTCTTTGACGAGGCCCTGGCCGACGCCCACCGGCGCGGCTCCCAGTTCGCCGTCCTGGGCGTGCACCTCTGGCGCGGGTACACGCTTCTGCGCCGGGGCGACCTGCTCGACGCGCAGGCGTCGCTGGAGCGCGCCGACGCGGGCAACCGCGACTGGGGTGACGACGGCGTGGCGGTGGCCTACGTCGCCGCGATGATGAGCGAGGTCCGGCGCGAGCTCGGCGACCTCGCCGGGGCCGCGCAGGTCCTCGACCGACCGCACGGCGCGCCGCCCGGGGGTGACGCGATGCGGCTCCACGACGGCGCCCGGATCCGCCTGCTCCTGGCCGACCGCCGCAGCGAGGAGGCGCTCGAGGCGATCGACCGGTACGCGCAGATGCTGCAGGCGCTGACGAACCCGGCGTGGAACCCGTGGCGGTCGATGCGCGCCGAGGCGCTCGCGCAGCTCGGCCGGACCGACGAGGCGCGCGCGCTCGTCGAGGAGGAGCTGCCGATCGCCCGGGCCTGGGGGGCGCCGAGCACGGTCGGACGGACGCTGCGCCAGCTGGGCGAGCTGCGCCGTGACGAGGGGCTGCTGCGGGAGGCGGTCGCGCTGCTGACGACCTCGACGCAGCGCATCGAGCACGCGCGCGCGCTGCTCGCCCTCGGGACGCTGCTGCGCCGCGAGCGGCGCCCGGCCGAGGCCCGCGATCCGCTGCGCGAGGCCCACGAGCTCGCGGCGGCGCGCGGGGCGACGCCGATCGTCGACGCGGCCCGGGCGGAGCTGCTGGCCAGCGGCGCCCGCCCGCGGGCCACGGCGCTCAGCGGGGTCGCGTCGCTGACGGCGAGCGAGCGCCGGGTGGCGGACCTCGCGGCGGCGGGTCGCACGAACCGCGACATCGCGCAGGAGCTCTACGTCACGCAGAAGACCGTCGAGGTCCACCTGTCGAGCACGTACCGCAAGCTGGGGATCGGGTCGCGGCGCGAGCTCGTCGGGGCGCTGGCCGACGGCTGA
- a CDS encoding anti-sigma factor, with the protein MTRWPVDPAAVLLGGLDPQERAEAERLVREDPAFRAELERLRRVGAALAVTGSTGDLDPPPLDLEAARAARPAAPARRRRARRAGGGIVLRPAMALASSVALVAVGALGGTLVAGGGDDAPATEGAPVTLAALDGTARPQRATVAMRGGGMHLDVAGLAPSRAGEHYELWLLNSADDLVSVGTFKVDDKGRVDADFPLGVDASRYAFIDVSVEPDDGNPAHSSRSVLRSSAQRALS; encoded by the coding sequence ATGACGCGCTGGCCCGTCGATCCCGCCGCCGTGCTGCTCGGAGGCCTCGACCCGCAGGAGCGCGCCGAGGCCGAGCGCCTGGTCCGCGAGGACCCGGCGTTCCGGGCCGAGCTCGAGCGGCTGCGGCGCGTCGGCGCCGCGCTCGCGGTCACCGGCTCCACCGGGGACCTCGACCCGCCGCCGCTGGACCTCGAGGCGGCGCGCGCCGCCCGGCCCGCCGCGCCCGCGCGACGCCGTCGTGCCCGCCGCGCCGGCGGGGGCATCGTGCTGCGCCCGGCGATGGCGCTCGCCTCCTCGGTCGCGCTCGTCGCGGTCGGGGCGCTCGGCGGCACGCTCGTCGCCGGGGGCGGCGACGACGCGCCCGCGACCGAGGGCGCGCCCGTCACCCTCGCGGCGCTCGACGGCACCGCCCGGCCGCAGCGCGCGACCGTCGCGATGCGCGGCGGCGGCATGCACCTCGACGTCGCGGGCCTCGCCCCGAGCCGCGCCGGCGAGCACTACGAGCTCTGGCTCCTGAACTCCGCCGACGACCTCGTCAGCGTCGGCACCTTCAAGGTCGACGACAAGGGCCGCGTGGACGCCGACTTCCCGCTCGGGGTCGACGCCAGTCGCTACGCGTTCATCGACGTGTCGGTCGAGCCGGACGACGGCAACCCCGCGCACTCCTCGCGCTCGGTGCTGCGCTCATCCGCGCAGCGCGCGCTCTCCTGA
- a CDS encoding haloacid dehalogenase-like hydrolase produces the protein MLLLFDIDGTLLIDASAAHRDALHAAIREVHGVAIPRAGVDAAGRTDGAIAADIVRLAGVPDAAARAGAAAVREAACRHYERLCPDDLSAHVAAGVPELLAGLAERDDVLCTLVTGNHEPIARRKLAAAGIGHRFPAGQGGFGSDHDDRDRLPGIARLRAGRRACGRAYPAGETVVIGDTPRDIACARADGVHVVAVTTGAYDAEALAAADVVVDGAAALPGALRALGLDG, from the coding sequence ATGCTCCTGCTCTTCGACATCGACGGCACGCTGCTGATCGACGCGTCCGCCGCGCACCGCGACGCGCTCCACGCGGCCATCCGCGAGGTGCACGGGGTGGCGATCCCGCGTGCCGGGGTCGACGCCGCCGGTCGCACCGACGGGGCGATCGCCGCAGACATCGTGCGCCTCGCCGGCGTGCCGGACGCTGCGGCGCGGGCGGGCGCCGCCGCGGTCCGCGAGGCCGCCTGCCGCCACTACGAGCGCCTGTGCCCCGACGACCTCTCCGCCCACGTCGCCGCCGGGGTGCCGGAGCTGCTCGCGGGGCTCGCCGAGCGCGACGACGTGCTCTGCACGCTCGTCACCGGCAACCACGAGCCGATCGCGCGCCGCAAGCTCGCCGCCGCCGGGATCGGCCACCGGTTCCCCGCCGGGCAGGGCGGCTTCGGGTCCGACCACGACGACCGCGACCGGCTGCCCGGCATCGCGCGCCTGCGGGCCGGCCGGCGCGCGTGCGGCCGCGCCTACCCGGCCGGCGAGACGGTCGTGATCGGTGACACCCCGCGCGACATCGCCTGTGCCCGCGCCGACGGCGTGCACGTCGTCGCCGTCACCACCGGGGCGTACGACGCGGAGGCCCTGGCGGCCGCGGACGTCGTGGTCGACGGGGCGGCCGCGCTGCCCGGCGCGCTGCGCGCACTCGGGCTCGACGGCTGA